A single genomic interval of Lathyrus oleraceus cultivar Zhongwan6 chromosome 7, CAAS_Psat_ZW6_1.0, whole genome shotgun sequence harbors:
- the LOC127100946 gene encoding ubiquitin carboxyl-terminal hydrolase 24: protein MTNSKVLLFGSFTEDETKSLRVKKSSGRKDKPVDKSQLQFGSLNSVTVESSNLPNSLKAPKNVPLPDSQKLNGVNGVGANLPKAHETVKENGSITNFSPSPSSITSANSVKEHHMSSVALLDGNGTANHFANLSLDASGTESLKSALENGNGDTSKLFDEDLNKAPNGHAVMHVKELLPRGLINSGNLCFLSATVQALLVCSPFVQLLQELRTRNIPKVGYPTLKAFAEFVTQFDMPSGIKLKKKDTDSFEFGRAFCPVMFEDVLKNFTPDVSNSISGRPRQEDAQEFLSFVMDQMHDELLKLEGQSSSLNGSKSFLVSSVEDDEWETVGPKNKSAVTRTQSFIPSELNDIFGGQLQSLVRTKGNRSATVQPYRLLHLDIHHDAVHTIEDALHLFSAPETLEGYRTSVSGKARTAKKSIQIQTLPKVMILHLMRFGYGSQGSTKLLKPVYFPLELVLGRDLLVSPSTEGRKYELAATITHHGREPSKGHYTADAQYPNGQWLRFDDASVFAIGANKVLHDQAYVLFYKQI, encoded by the exons ATGACCAATTCTAAG GTTCTACTATTTGGCTCATTTACTGAAGATGAAACCAAATCATTGAGGGTGAAAAAATCTTCTGGGAGAAAAGATAAGCCTGTTGACAAGAGTCAGCTGCAATTTGGTTCTCTGAATTCTGTTACTGTTGAATCAAGCAACCTGCCAAATTCACTAAAAGCACCAAAAAATGTTCCTCTCCCTGATTCTCAGAAACTTAATGGTGTGAACGGTGTCGGTGCTAACTTACCTAAGGCCCACGAAACTGTAAAAGAGAATGGCAGTATTACTAATTTCTCGCCCAGTCCCTCAAGTATCACTAGTGCAAACAGTGTTAAAGAACATCACATGAGTTCTGTTGCACTGCTTGATGGAAATGGTACTGCGAACCATTTTGCAAATTTGAGCCTGGATGCTTCAGGGACTGAAAGTTTGAAGAGTGCCTTAGAAAATGGCAATGGTGATACTTCAAAGTTATTTGATGAAGACTTGAATAAGGCACCAAATGGGCATGCTGTTATGCATGTAAAGGAACTGCTACCTCGAGGCCTTATTAACTCCGGGAATTTATGCTTCCTTAGTGCAACCGTGCAGGCTCTCTTGGTTTGTTCTCCTTTTGTTCAGCTTTTGCAGGAGTTAAGAACTCGGAACATTCCTAAG GTTGGCTATCCCACGCTTAAAGCATTTGCTGAGTTTGTAACTCAATTTGACATGCCAAGTGGAATAAAGTTAAAGAAGAAAGATACAGATTCTTTTGAGTTTGGACGGGCCTTTTGCCCTGTTATGTTTGAAGATGTTCTGAAAAATTTTACTCCGGATGTGTCAAATAGCATTTCAGGAAGACCAAG GCAAGAAGATGCTCAGGAATTTCTGAGCTTTGTTATGGATCAAATGCATGACGAATTACTGAAGCTTGAAGGACAGTCTTCAAGTCTTAATGGTAGCAAATCTTTTCTAGTTTCTTCCGTGGAAGATGATGAGTGGGAAACAGTAGGGCCAAAGAATAAATCTGCTGTTACAAGGACTCAAAGCTTTATTCCCTCAGAGTTAAATGATATTTTTGGAGGACAACTCCAAAGTTTGGTTAGAACTAAAG GAAATAGATCTGCCACTGTTCAACCATATCGCTTGCTTCATCTTGATATTCATCATGATGCTGTTCACACCATTGAGGATGCCTTGCACTTGTTTTCTGCCCCAGAAACTCTTGAAGGGTACCGAACATCAGTCTCCGGAAAG GCAAGGACTGCAAAAAAATCTATTCAGATACAGACACTTCCTAAAGTAATGATATTGCACCTGATGCGATTTGGTTATGGAAGCCAGGGAAGCACCAAGTTGCTTAAGCCTGTGTACTTTCCTCTTGAGTTGGTATTGGGTCGTGACCTGCTTGTTTCACCATCTACCGAG GGTCGAAAATATGAACTTGCTGCTACAATTACTCATCATGGAAGGGAGCCTTCAAAAGGACACTACACAGCTGATGCTCAGTACCCTAACGGTCAGTGGCTAAGATTTGATGATGCATCTGTCTTTGCCATTGGAGCAAATAAGGTTCTGCATGATCAGGCCTATGTTCTTTTCTACAAACAGATATAA